Genomic segment of Acidobacteriota bacterium:
ACGCCGACCAGGTTGTTCCAGCCGGGCGCTTCACGGTTGGCCGTATCCACTACGCCGGGCAGCAAACGCACGAGGCCCATGTAATCGCGCCCTTTGAGGGCGATGCCTTGAATTTGCTGTTCGTCAATTAAACCGGAACGCTCGGCGCTTTCGGTTTTGACGAGCGCCGTTTCCGCCGTCACGGTGACGGTTTGGCTGACATCGCCGACTTCGAGAATGAGCTTGTGCACGTCCACGCGCTCGTTGGCGGTCAGCACAATATTTTTTTGCTCAAACTTCTTAAACCCATTGGCCGTCACGACCAGGCGGTAATTGCCTGGCAGCAACTGCGGGGCGATGAAATTGCCGTCGCTATCAGCGGTGATCGCCACCATCCGCGCGGTTTCCTGGTTAATGATTTCGATTTTGGCATTCGGCACGACCCCGCCATTGGCATCGGTCAGGGTGCCAGAGATTTGCCCGGTCAGGCCTTGGGCGTTCGCGCTCAGGCAACCGCAAACGAAAACAAGGCAGAGCAAAAGGAAATTGATCCTATTTCTACTCGGTGACATAGTTGCTCCTTACTTTGGTTGGAGTTACGGGTAATACACACACCTTGCCGCGTCTAGTAGACGCAACGAGATGTGTCTCACAAGGTTATTGAATTGAGAGCGGTTTATCCCAGCAATGGACTAGCTGGACTTTGCTAGTCTTTATCTTTTGGCAGCACCGCGTTGAAAACCTCGGTCCGCCAGTCGGAAATCGAATCGAGCATCAGCAAACGCAATTTCGTCCCGCTCAGCTTGGGCAGCAATTCAACAATCTTTTCGTGTTGGGCGACGCTCAGCAAGTACGACTCGCGCGGGCGGCGATCCTTCATCAAAAAGAAGGCGAAGAGTGGCACCACGATGCGTTCCAGACATTCGACCAGATACTCGTTGCCCGACACTTCCCAGAGTTTGCGATGAAACGCCAGATCGTATTGATAAAACTGATCGAGATCGTGCGCCTGCGCCCCCGCCTTCATCTTTGCGGTAATGCCGCGCAACTCTTCGATGTCTGCGGCTGTGATGTTCTCCTTGACCCACTCGATAGCCAGCGATTCCAGTTCGGCGCGCAGGCGGAAGATTTTCTCCACGTCGCGGCGCGCCAGCTTGGTGACCGTCGTGCCTTTGTAGGCGACTTTCTGCACATACCCCTGATACTCCAACTCAATCAGCGCCTCACGCACCAGCGGAATGCCCGCGCCAAGCTGCTGCGCAACCTTGCTCTCGACGATGGGCTCGCCGGGTTGAATCAGGCCGTGCATGATCGCCTCTTTGAACGAAGCAACGACTTGATCGCGTTTCGACACCGACTGAATCAGCTTTAACACCTTACGGCTCCTAGCGTGATTTCAAATGATTGTTGTGTGATCCCAGCAAACTTTCTTGAATGGTGCGCGGATAGTACACCTGGAATTCGCAGAAGACAAGATCATAAGATGATCTGTAAATCATCGTTACTGACTAGAGCATTCAGTACACGGCGGCGGAGCCTGTGTGTGAGCGACGGCCACTGGCGGTTCAGTCCTTTGCGCCGCTCACTTCCCCTTTTTGCAATTGCCGAATCTCTTCAATGTCTTTGGGTGGCTGCATCCACAGCGGCGCTTCCTTCTCCAAAAATTCGCGGATGGTGGCGGGCAGTTCCTGATAGCGGTTCACCCGATAGGCGAGCAGTTGGATCATGCTGCGGCCGGGGCCGTAAAACGCCGGTTGGTCGCCGTAGCGGTTCCAACTGAGTTGGTATTGCGGCGCACCGGTCTCTTTGGGTTGGCGCAGAAAATCGTAATTCTCGTAGGCTTCATATTTGCCGCGTGGCGTCTCGATGTTCAAAAAGAGCGGCGCGCTGAAGATGCTCAGTTCGCCAAAGCGGCGCACGGTGATCGGATTGCTGCCTTCGATCTTTTGGATGCGCGGGGCGACGCCTTGTTCGACGGCGGTCGTGACAGTTCCATCTTTGAGCCGGTAGGTGATCATCTGGTACGGATATTCGATGTGTTTGACGCGCTGGCCGTTCACTTCGCGCAAGACGGCGTTGGTCGTGAGGTCGCGGTAGATGAACACCTTGCGGCTGAGTTGCGTGGCGCTGTCCGGCTTGCGTTCGGACTTAAGCAGACGGTCGGTGTCAATGCCTTCGACTTTGGCGAGCAGCTTGCCAGTGGGATAGGCGTAGAGTTCGCCGTAACAGTACCAGTAAACCGGCTCGCCCGTGCCCACGCGCATTTCGATGAACTGATCGAAATGTTGCTGGGTGAAGCCCGCCTGTTGCGCGTTGACCGGGTTAAGGGTTGAACCAGTGAACGCTGCCAGACCGAGCCAGACAGCCATGAGTAAGGTCGCAAAAACTAATGTCTTCATCGTTTTATTCTCCAAATCAGAAACTCAAATTTCCTAGTCCCACCGGATTTTGTGGTTTGGTGTTTTCCAGCGCCAGCGGCGCGAAATGTTTATAGCGACCAGCCAAATCTAGGCTTAGCTCCGTTAGGAGCGACATCTGAGCGCCGGCAGATACCGCCCCGCTGGGGCTCGCGTGCTTTTTCGCACTCCAACTATAAACATTTCGCCCCGCCGGGGCTGTCACCACAAAATCCGATGTGATCAGCAAATTTCAGGACGCCACGGCGCGTTTGGGTACGAGTTTCACCAACAACAGTGCGGCTACAAACGCGATCACCGAAGCGCCAAACACGGCGGTGAAGCCCGCGCTGTAATCACCCGCCGCTTGGGCCAGTTTGCCGGTCAGGAAATTGCCCAGCGCGCCGCCGACCGTTTCGACGACGGTGATGACGCCGAGGATGCGGCCTAGTTCGCGCAGCCCGAAACATTCGGCCACCATCAATTGCACCAACACGAACGCGCCGCCGTAACCAAACCCAAAGGCCAGCGCAAAGGGATACGCCGAAGCCGCCGTCAGGCTCAGCAACAAAGTGCCGGCCAGACAAAGCACGCCGCAACAGATCAGGTTGATCCAGACTTTGGGGAAACGGTCGCTGAGCCAGCCG
This window contains:
- a CDS encoding DUF1838 family protein, whose amino-acid sequence is MKTLVFATLLMAVWLGLAAFTGSTLNPVNAQQAGFTQQHFDQFIEMRVGTGEPVYWYCYGELYAYPTGKLLAKVEGIDTDRLLKSERKPDSATQLSRKVFIYRDLTTNAVLREVNGQRVKHIEYPYQMITYRLKDGTVTTAVEQGVAPRIQKIEGSNPITVRRFGELSIFSAPLFLNIETPRGKYEAYENYDFLRQPKETGAPQYQLSWNRYGDQPAFYGPGRSMIQLLAYRVNRYQELPATIREFLEKEAPLWMQPPKDIEEIRQLQKGEVSGAKD
- a CDS encoding GntR family transcriptional regulator gives rise to the protein MLKLIQSVSKRDQVVASFKEAIMHGLIQPGEPIVESKVAQQLGAGIPLVREALIELEYQGYVQKVAYKGTTVTKLARRDVEKIFRLRAELESLAIEWVKENITAADIEELRGITAKMKAGAQAHDLDQFYQYDLAFHRKLWEVSGNEYLVECLERIVVPLFAFFLMKDRRPRESYLLSVAQHEKIVELLPKLSGTKLRLLMLDSISDWRTEVFNAVLPKDKD